From Paraburkholderia sabiae, a single genomic window includes:
- a CDS encoding OmpA family protein: protein MFFRILTAMACAAGIAGCTAYSGLAHNTDVVVLPNGTQAYRVQCLGLLESSKTCMNEVKRVCGDKPATRITSVDHMTSDLKGENDPREITFQCSTPVVEEPVKPVPVVVAPVAAPTPAPAPVRHAPIRKITLQGDATFAVGSATLTPIATTKLDDFVAANQGVDIDRLTIAGYTDSTGSAELNNRLSAARARSVQGYLATAGLRATKWDVEGYGSASPVAPNKTAIGRAKNRRVEIQVDGK from the coding sequence ATGTTTTTTCGCATTCTCACAGCGATGGCCTGCGCCGCCGGCATCGCAGGCTGCACTGCGTATTCTGGTCTCGCCCACAACACCGATGTCGTCGTGCTGCCCAACGGCACTCAAGCGTACCGCGTGCAATGTCTCGGATTGCTGGAAAGCTCCAAGACCTGCATGAACGAAGTCAAGCGCGTTTGCGGCGACAAGCCGGCTACGCGCATCACGTCGGTCGATCACATGACGTCGGATCTCAAAGGTGAAAACGATCCGCGCGAAATCACCTTCCAGTGCTCGACGCCGGTCGTCGAGGAACCGGTCAAGCCGGTGCCCGTCGTCGTTGCGCCCGTCGCTGCACCCACGCCCGCACCGGCGCCCGTTCGCCATGCACCCATCCGCAAGATCACATTGCAAGGCGACGCGACCTTCGCAGTCGGCAGCGCCACGCTCACGCCGATCGCAACGACCAAGCTCGACGACTTCGTCGCGGCGAATCAGGGCGTCGACATCGATCGCCTGACGATTGCCGGTTATACCGATTCGACGGGTTCGGCCGAGTTGAACAACCGTCTGTCCGCGGCACGCGCTCGCTCGGTCCAGGGCTATCTCGCGACGGCAGGCCTGCGTGCTACGAAGTGGGACGTCGAAGGCTACGGCAGCGCCTCGCCTGTTGCGCCGAACAAGACGGCTATCGGCCGTGCGAAGAATCGCCGCGTCGAGATCCAGGTCGACGGCAAGTAA
- the gshA gene encoding glutamate--cysteine ligase has protein sequence MPNTTPTRTTDALLHRLSVLTSGPQREALTTGLRGIEKESLRVLSDGHLAMTQHPRSLGSALTHPSLTTDYSEALLELITPAEHDASTTIERLDTLHRFVYSVIGDEVLWNNSMPGLLPEDDQIPIARYGTSNIGKLKYVYRVGLALRYGRTMQCIAGIHYNYSLNEEVWRLLRADQKSTANAVDFQSERYLALIRNFRRTAWLLMYLFGASPALDRRFLRGRQHTLETFDADTLYRPYATSLRMSDLGYSNTTAQAALHADYDTLPGYLDALAKAVSQPYPQYEAIGTQRDGEWVQINTNVLQIENEFYSTIRPKRVTYPGERPLHALAARGVQYVEVRCMDIDPFEPTGIALETARFLDAYLLVCALDDSATLPPPAYCEANQNFGRVTMEGRKPGLELVRDGQPVKMLDWANELLAKIDHAAGVLDSIRGDDSHARSVAAQRAKLADASLTPSARVLQIMHDKKQSFLEFGLAQSIAHAEFFRARPLDEAQTQEFTALAAESLAEQTKLEREEVGSFDAFVAAYRAYTLNRFSV, from the coding sequence ATGCCAAACACGACACCCACCCGCACGACCGACGCGCTTTTGCATCGCCTGTCCGTGCTGACTTCCGGTCCGCAGCGCGAAGCGCTGACGACCGGTTTGCGCGGCATCGAAAAGGAAAGCTTGCGCGTCCTGTCCGACGGCCATCTCGCGATGACGCAGCATCCGCGCTCGCTTGGCTCGGCGCTCACGCATCCTTCGCTGACCACCGACTATTCGGAAGCGCTGCTAGAGCTGATCACGCCCGCCGAGCACGACGCGTCGACGACGATCGAACGCCTCGATACGCTGCATCGCTTCGTCTATTCGGTCATCGGCGACGAAGTGCTGTGGAACAACTCGATGCCGGGCCTCTTGCCCGAGGACGACCAGATTCCCATCGCGCGCTATGGCACGTCGAATATCGGCAAACTGAAGTACGTGTATCGCGTGGGACTCGCGCTGCGTTACGGACGCACGATGCAATGCATCGCAGGCATCCACTACAACTATTCGTTGAACGAAGAAGTGTGGCGGCTGTTGCGCGCCGATCAGAAATCGACGGCCAATGCCGTGGATTTCCAGTCCGAGCGCTATCTCGCACTGATCCGCAATTTCCGCCGCACAGCCTGGCTGCTGATGTATCTGTTTGGCGCGTCGCCGGCGCTCGACCGGCGCTTCCTGCGCGGCCGTCAGCACACGCTCGAAACGTTCGACGCCGATACGCTCTATCGTCCGTACGCGACGAGTCTGCGCATGAGCGATCTCGGCTATTCGAACACGACCGCGCAAGCCGCACTTCACGCCGACTACGACACGCTGCCCGGCTATCTCGACGCGCTCGCGAAAGCCGTCAGCCAGCCGTATCCGCAATACGAGGCAATCGGCACGCAGCGCGACGGCGAATGGGTGCAGATCAACACGAACGTGCTGCAGATCGAAAACGAGTTTTATTCGACGATTCGCCCGAAGCGCGTCACGTATCCCGGCGAGCGCCCGTTGCATGCGCTCGCTGCGCGTGGCGTGCAGTACGTCGAAGTGCGCTGCATGGATATCGATCCGTTCGAACCGACGGGCATCGCGCTCGAAACGGCGCGTTTCCTCGACGCCTATCTGCTCGTCTGCGCACTCGACGACAGCGCGACGCTGCCGCCGCCCGCGTACTGCGAGGCGAACCAGAACTTCGGCCGCGTGACGATGGAAGGGCGCAAGCCGGGCCTCGAACTGGTGCGCGACGGACAACCCGTCAAGATGCTCGACTGGGCCAACGAGCTGCTCGCGAAAATCGATCACGCGGCCGGCGTGCTCGATTCGATTCGCGGCGACGACAGCCACGCGCGCTCGGTTGCGGCGCAACGCGCGAAGCTCGCGGACGCGTCGTTGACGCCGTCGGCTCGCGTGCTGCAGATCATGCACGACAAGAAACAGAGCTTCCTCGAATTCGGTCTCGCGCAGAGCATCGCGCATGCGGAGTTTTTCCGCGCGCGTCCGCTCGACGAAGCGCAAACGCAAGAGTTCACTGCGCTTGCCGCCGAATCGCTCGCCGAACAGACGAAGCTGGAGCGCGAAGAAGTCGGTTCGTTCGATGCATTCGTCGCCGCCTATCGCGCGTATACGTTGAACCGCTTCAGCGTCTAA
- a CDS encoding DNA-3-methyladenine glycosylase family protein, which translates to MSPTPTATLELPFKAPYDWPRILRFFGGRATPGVESVEDGVWRRAIGWNGDNGTLAVRKHPRKHCIVVTLDGAVSRHADALAAPIARMFDLHADPKSIGASLAADPWLAPLVANAPGLRVPGAWSGFELVVRAIVGQQVSVKAATTIIGRIVQRAGERIDGHPHESTAWRFPTPAALAAVDLAQIGMPGKRIQALQGFARAVADGEVPIDSIGSASFDLAQLRTSLLALPGIGPWTVEYVAMRAWRDADAWPAWDLVLMQAIAARDPALVRPNQQRARTDAWRPWRAYAAMHLWNEVADRAGAARGG; encoded by the coding sequence TTGAGCCCCACGCCGACCGCCACACTCGAACTTCCGTTCAAAGCTCCTTATGACTGGCCGCGCATCCTCCGGTTTTTCGGAGGACGCGCGACGCCCGGCGTCGAATCGGTCGAAGACGGCGTCTGGCGCCGCGCAATCGGCTGGAATGGCGACAACGGCACGCTCGCCGTCCGCAAGCATCCGCGCAAACACTGCATTGTCGTCACGCTCGACGGCGCGGTGAGCCGTCACGCGGACGCGCTCGCCGCGCCGATCGCGCGCATGTTCGATCTGCACGCCGATCCGAAGTCGATCGGCGCGAGCCTTGCCGCCGATCCATGGCTCGCTCCGCTGGTCGCCAACGCGCCCGGCCTGCGCGTGCCCGGCGCGTGGTCCGGGTTCGAGCTCGTCGTGCGGGCTATTGTCGGCCAGCAGGTCAGCGTGAAGGCCGCGACGACGATCATCGGACGGATCGTGCAGCGCGCCGGCGAGCGGATCGACGGCCATCCGCACGAAAGCACCGCCTGGCGCTTCCCGACGCCCGCCGCGCTCGCCGCCGTCGATCTCGCGCAGATCGGCATGCCGGGCAAGCGCATCCAGGCGCTGCAAGGGTTCGCGCGGGCCGTGGCGGACGGCGAGGTGCCGATCGACAGCATCGGCAGCGCTTCGTTCGACCTCGCGCAACTGCGAACCTCGCTGCTCGCGCTGCCGGGCATCGGTCCGTGGACCGTCGAGTACGTGGCGATGCGCGCCTGGCGCGACGCCGACGCATGGCCCGCGTGGGACCTCGTGCTGATGCAGGCGATCGCGGCGCGCGACCCGGCGCTCGTGCGTCCCAACCAGCAGCGCGCCCGCACCGACGCCTGGCGACCGTGGCGCGCGTATGCGGCGATGCACCTATGGAACGAGGTTGCCGACCGCGCCGGTGCGGCGCGTGGCGGTTAG
- the ada gene encoding bifunctional DNA-binding transcriptional regulator/O6-methylguanine-DNA methyltransferase Ada, whose translation MNTAFSHAAPAAFDSEDDRWTAVLKRDMSADGAFFYGVRTTGVFCRPSCASRLPRRENVDFFESADDARAAGYRECKRCQPGGLPRELEIVNRACAALDADPQQRLTLAQLSDAVHVSPFHLQRLFKRVVGVSPRQYQAAQRGAALRDALQRGADVTRATVDAGFGSPSRMYDTAAAELGMAPSEYRRKGAGLRVHYASAPTSLGLVLVATTDKGICKIAFGDAEAPLVDDLRAEFASAELVGDPVRLAPFIEQIDAYLQGKRERFDLPLDIAATAFQQRVWEALRRIPYGETRSYSQIAEAVGSPRAVRAVANACASNPVALAIPCHRVVQKGGALSGYRWGAARKATLLDTEAQRESRHGDKPTETTADMDHAA comes from the coding sequence ATGAACACAGCCTTCTCTCACGCCGCACCCGCCGCGTTCGACAGCGAAGATGACCGCTGGACGGCCGTACTGAAACGCGACATGTCCGCCGATGGCGCCTTCTTCTACGGCGTCCGGACGACGGGCGTCTTCTGCCGTCCGTCATGCGCATCGCGATTGCCGCGTCGTGAAAACGTCGACTTCTTCGAATCCGCCGACGACGCCCGCGCCGCCGGTTATCGCGAATGCAAGCGCTGTCAGCCGGGCGGCCTGCCGCGCGAGCTCGAGATCGTGAACCGCGCCTGCGCGGCGCTCGACGCCGATCCGCAACAGCGCCTCACGCTCGCGCAGTTGAGTGACGCCGTGCACGTCAGCCCGTTTCACTTGCAGCGGCTTTTCAAGCGCGTGGTCGGTGTGTCGCCGCGGCAGTATCAGGCCGCACAGCGTGGCGCGGCGTTGCGCGACGCGCTTCAGCGAGGCGCGGACGTTACGCGCGCGACCGTCGATGCCGGCTTCGGTTCGCCATCGCGGATGTACGACACGGCCGCGGCGGAACTGGGCATGGCGCCGTCCGAGTATCGGCGGAAGGGCGCCGGATTGCGCGTGCACTATGCGAGCGCGCCGACGTCGCTCGGCCTCGTGCTGGTCGCGACAACCGACAAGGGCATCTGCAAGATCGCATTCGGCGACGCCGAAGCGCCGCTCGTCGACGATCTTCGCGCCGAATTCGCGAGCGCGGAGCTGGTCGGCGATCCCGTGCGGCTCGCGCCGTTCATCGAACAGATCGACGCGTATCTGCAAGGCAAGCGCGAGCGCTTCGATCTGCCGCTCGACATCGCGGCGACCGCATTCCAGCAGCGCGTGTGGGAAGCGCTGCGGCGCATCCCGTACGGCGAGACGCGCAGCTACTCGCAGATCGCCGAAGCGGTCGGTTCGCCGCGCGCCGTGCGCGCCGTCGCCAACGCGTGCGCATCGAATCCGGTCGCGCTTGCGATACCCTGCCATCGCGTCGTGCAAAAGGGGGGCGCGCTGTCGGGCTATCGCTGGGGCGCCGCGCGCAAGGCGACGCTGCTCGATACGGAAGCGCAGCGCGAATCCCGCCATGGCGACAAACCCACTGAAACCACCGCCGACATGGATCACGCCGCTTGA
- a CDS encoding VOC family protein: MNFQILDIDHVVIRAANLDTMTRFYRDVLGCALEKEQLDLGLIQLRAGRSLIDLLQVGGRIDRPESGEPGAGRNMDHVCLRVEPFDAEALKTWFTAQDVRIGEQATRYGADGYGPSLYLFDPEGNMVELKGPPASTA; encoded by the coding sequence ATGAACTTCCAGATTCTCGATATCGATCACGTCGTCATCCGTGCCGCCAATCTCGACACGATGACGCGCTTTTATCGCGATGTGCTCGGCTGCGCGCTGGAGAAGGAGCAGCTCGATCTTGGCTTGATCCAGTTGCGGGCGGGACGCTCGCTGATCGATCTGCTGCAGGTCGGCGGCCGTATCGATCGGCCGGAAAGTGGTGAGCCGGGCGCGGGACGCAACATGGATCACGTTTGTCTGCGCGTCGAGCCTTTCGACGCCGAAGCGCTGAAAACCTGGTTCACCGCGCAGGACGTGCGCATCGGCGAGCAGGCGACGCGATATGGCGCAGATGGTTATGGACCGTCGCTGTATCTGTTCGATCCAGAGGGCAATATGGTCGAACTCAAAGGGCCGCCCGCTTCCACGGCCTGA
- a CDS encoding YaeQ family protein, with protein MALKSTIYKAELQIADMDRHYYADHSLTIALHPSETNERMMVRVAAFALFAQERLEFCKGLSDIDEPDLWAKDLTGAIDTWIEVGQPDERRIAKASGRANEVIVIAYGGRTSDIWWQGVRNKVERMRNVTVWSLGEDVAPALGALAERTMRLQCTVQDHAAWLGSETADAVPIEWTVLKAAADTRPAAHGGR; from the coding sequence ATGGCTCTCAAATCGACAATTTATAAGGCTGAACTTCAGATCGCCGATATGGACCGGCACTACTACGCCGACCATTCGCTGACGATCGCCCTCCATCCATCCGAAACCAACGAACGGATGATGGTCCGCGTCGCCGCATTCGCGCTCTTCGCGCAGGAACGCCTCGAATTCTGCAAGGGCCTGTCGGACATCGACGAGCCGGATCTCTGGGCCAAGGATCTGACGGGCGCGATCGACACCTGGATCGAAGTCGGCCAGCCCGACGAGCGCCGCATTGCCAAGGCAAGCGGCCGTGCGAACGAAGTGATCGTGATCGCTTACGGCGGCCGGACTTCCGACATCTGGTGGCAGGGCGTACGCAACAAGGTCGAGCGCATGCGCAACGTGACGGTATGGTCGCTTGGCGAAGATGTCGCACCGGCGCTCGGCGCTCTGGCCGAACGGACGATGCGCCTGCAATGCACCGTTCAGGACCACGCAGCGTGGCTCGGCAGCGAAACCGCCGATGCCGTTCCGATCGAGTGGACTGTTCTGAAGGCTGCAGCGGACACGCGTCCGGCGGCGCACGGCGGACGCTGA
- the sap1 gene encoding surface attachment protein Sap1 produces MNKRVAILLALTGFVAAAGAQAQDVVIKPQQTVQFKANSYGCLSRDKLDAVTQHAQAGEQQKMQEFFSGFECISTPEHSDFRVVRVVGHDVEFVNAGNSDTQGLWTNDRFIKQ; encoded by the coding sequence ATGAACAAGCGAGTCGCCATTCTTTTGGCACTGACGGGTTTCGTCGCAGCAGCAGGCGCGCAGGCGCAGGACGTCGTGATCAAACCTCAGCAGACAGTGCAATTCAAGGCGAATTCATATGGCTGCCTGTCAAGGGATAAGCTCGACGCCGTCACCCAGCATGCGCAAGCTGGCGAGCAACAGAAAATGCAGGAATTCTTCTCAGGCTTTGAGTGCATTTCTACGCCGGAGCATTCGGATTTCCGCGTCGTCCGCGTGGTCGGGCATGACGTGGAATTCGTGAATGCCGGCAATAGCGATACGCAAGGTCTTTGGACCAACGATCGCTTCATCAAGCAATAA
- a CDS encoding LysE family translocator, whose translation MTLAHWLPFAIASAILVAIPGPTVLLVISYALGHGRRYALVTTAGVALGDLTSMTASMLGLGVILAASATLFTALKWVGAAYLIYLGIKLWRAPVSAGEAPAVGETRTSRIFAHAYAVTALNPKSIVFFVAFVPQFIDTQVATWSQIAVFEATFVALGTLNALGYAVLASAARRAIRSPRVQRSVNCTGGTLLIGAGLLAVAWKKSAA comes from the coding sequence ATGACGCTTGCACACTGGCTTCCCTTTGCGATCGCTTCGGCGATTCTCGTGGCAATTCCCGGCCCCACCGTGCTGCTTGTAATTTCTTATGCACTCGGCCACGGACGACGCTATGCGTTGGTAACAACGGCAGGCGTCGCGCTCGGCGATCTGACGTCGATGACGGCGTCGATGCTCGGGCTCGGCGTGATCCTCGCGGCATCCGCGACGCTGTTTACTGCGCTCAAGTGGGTCGGCGCGGCGTATCTGATCTATCTCGGCATCAAGCTGTGGCGTGCGCCCGTGTCGGCGGGCGAGGCGCCGGCCGTGGGCGAAACGCGCACGAGCCGCATCTTCGCGCATGCGTACGCGGTGACGGCGCTCAATCCGAAAAGCATCGTGTTCTTCGTGGCATTCGTGCCGCAATTCATCGACACGCAGGTCGCCACCTGGTCGCAGATCGCAGTCTTCGAAGCGACTTTCGTCGCGCTTGGTACCTTGAATGCGCTCGGCTATGCCGTGCTGGCGTCGGCGGCGCGGCGTGCGATCCGCAGTCCGCGTGTCCAGCGCAGCGTCAATTGCACGGGCGGAACGTTGTTGATCGGCGCGGGTCTTCTGGCTGTGGCGTGGAAGAAATCGGCGGCATGA